In the Lactobacillus paragasseri genome, TAATAGTATTTACTGAAGAGTATTCATCTACTTTATTTTCTATCTCTTCTTTTGCATAATCGCGTACTGTAATTAAAATCTTTACCTTTCCAGAATTTAATTGTTGAACAAACGCTTTAAATATTTTCTCCAAATTTTCAATTTGATTTGCATCATCAAAAACAATTAATTTAGTAGAATCATCTGAAAATTCAACCTGAAGTTCGGATATTAGAGCATTAATATCATATACATTTCGTGCGAAAAAACTATTATTCAAGAAATTTCTTTTAGCAAATTCAAAGGCTAACCTCGTCTTTCCTACACCCGGTTTACCTGTGAGCACTATAATATTTTGTGTCTTAAAATATTCATTTATTTCTGCAAGCTCTTTTTCTCTATAAGCAAAATATGAATTTAATTTTGATCCACTAAATTGCTTATTATATTCTTCTCCAAATTCACTAATATTTTTTAGTTGCCTCGGTGGTAATGCAAATCCTAAATATTTATTGGCTAAATCACGGTACTTATCTTGAATATATTTGGCTAATTCAAAGTTTGAAATAAATTTAAACTCTATTTTTTCTTTCTTATACTTTTCTGTTAACGAGTCGATGTATTCTATGCTTACGTTTGATGTAGCTGAACAGTAAATAATCTTTTTTACATTGTGTTTATTAATATTCAATTCATTAAGTTTTTTTAAGTTGCTATTAATTTTTTGAATTAACCTACTCTCTTGTGATGTATATTCCATCAAATACACTTCACCATTATCATTTATAATATACGAATCTGGTGTTCCTTTAGTTGGTTTATTTTTACCATCTTCAGAACCAAGAGGATTTAATGTTCCTCCGAAAATACGAGATAAATATTCATCACAAAGTTTTTGAAAGGTTGTCGCATCAATTTCTTTAATAGCATTTTCGATTTTATTTAATTCGTTCATCCACTAAGTCACTTTCTTTCCATAAAAATAGTATACTTTCACAGAGATTCATTTAAATTATAAACAAAAAAACTTATCTATATCATATTGATTAGATAAGTTTTTTCTAGAATTATAACTTAGTCAACAACTTTTCTCCTTGTTGCAATTTGTCATGATTAGCAAGAACACCATCATCAAGATCTAAATCTACTGGACTTTGAGATAAGTGATCTAAGACTTGATCATACTTAACTAATTCATTCATTTGCTTATTAAGAGTTGAAATAATCTTTCGATATTTGCTCTTAGCACTTGCCGTTGTTTCCTGATCTAATAAATCATTATCAATTTCGATTAAATCATTCATTGCCGGCTGCAAATCGTGAAGATATTGGCGAACCATTGCAAGTTGTTCTGGAGTGTAGCGATGTAAGTACATTAATGCCTTAAATCCCTTGTTTCTACCAGAATTAAATTCCCAATAAATTGGACGTTTTTGATATATCTTAGCATGATCTTTGTAGAAATCATTGACGAAATAGTCACGTATAATCTGCTCTGCACTAACTCCACGTTCGAACTTCTTAGGATCCAAAGTTTGAGCAATGAAGTTCATATTATCCGTTAGATGATCTGAATCGAAAGACTTAGATAAGAACTCACGCAAACGAACAATGATATCACGCTCATCATCGAAATATTGACGATCGGTTAAGAGAATAATGTTTTCTTTGTTGGGCTTGAAGATTGAGTAAAGGGATGCATTCCAGTCACCGCCAGCATATGAAAGTCCATCCTGATCAAGTGAGTAACGGCCAAAGACACAACCGATAAAGTAAGATAGAAACGCTTTAATATCACGAACTTGATCTGCTTTACGGACAGAAACTTCCTTATCGTCTTCTTCTGGAGTTAATTCATTTTGTAAACCATAAAGATCAATAAAGATACGATTAAGCTCTTCTTCGTTGGCTTTAAGTTGGTTAAATCTATCTAAAGCTTCTTGCGACCAATTATTATAAGCTTGTTCTAAAGTTACAGCTTTATTTACTAATAACGGACTACGTTTGAAGTCCCATGATGTTTCAAATGCATCCCAATCTCGCCGTGATAACGCAATATTACTTTGAATAATTTCTTCACTATTGCCATAATTTAGTTTTAAAAGAGGGATTGATTCAATATTACCGATTTGAAAATTTATAGTAGGATTCAGTATTGATAGAAGATATTGTCCGACTTTAGTATTCAAAAGCCCCATAATTATTTTTAAGTCTTGATCTTTATAAAATAAAGACATCCCACTCACATCATGGATACTACCTGGTAAGCGATAACGCATTGAAAACAGACTACTTGTAATTAATGACCAAGTAACAGCAGGTTTAAAATAAAAATCTGTATTTTGCGGTCTTGATCTTATTTTCCCCCTACTATCCACAAAATGTCGTATTTCATACCCATCATTTTGCCAATTTACAACATAATCATAATTTCCATACCATTTACGATATGCTCCACCTTTATTATATGGAAACCACTTCTTTCTAGATTCAACCGATTCCTCAATATTATTACAATGAAAACCTATTCTATTAATATTAACTTCAAACCATTGGCGCAAAAATCTATTATTATTAGCAGTGGCCAATCCTTGCTTAGCATTAACTATTTTTCCCAATGACGTTCCATTTTCAAAATCTCTAATTATATTCTTACTTGCCCAATAAGCAATAGGACTGCCAGGAATCTTATAAAAATTGTCTTGACTAACTTGATATAAATCTTGTATATCTTTACCATCTACTATTTCTAGATACTTCTCTTCTTTCCCATCTTGTGAGCCATAGTCAACTAATCTTTCATAGCTACCTACATAGCCATCATTTTTTCTTTCCTGCAAAATAAACGTGGTAGTTTGAACGACTTCACCACCAATTTCTTCAAATGCGCGTGTACCTAAATGCGCCATATTGATAATTGTATGCTTTTGCAATTTCTTTCTTAACTTTTCAAAATTAGATAGAAACATCCAAGAATGCATAGTAACCATACCAATGTATCCATCATCTTTAGTCGTACTCACTAATTTTTCCATGAACACACTAAATAAATCAGCTTTTGAATCTGGATAATTTTTTTGGACATATTTTTTAAGGGGAACGTCCATCTTTCCACCGCCCATATATGGTGGATTGGTTACACTAACATCATATTTATTGTTAAGAACCTCAACAACATTCAAGATGCTTTCTAGTTCTTCTTTTACTGTATCTGACAAAAGGTCAATTTGTCCTTCATCATTATCTGAACCTATTAGTTTTTTTAAACCACTAATATCAATATCCTTGTTAATATTAATAATCGAACCCAAATCATCCCCATATTTAAAGACATCTAAAATACTTTTCAGATCAGATCTAGTTTTATCTTTATCTATGTTCGAAGAACTATCAATTATATTTTGATAGTTTTCAATATCGTATCTGGATCTTGGAACGTCAAAGAGATTTATACTATAATCTCTTCTAAATAAACGGCGATCTTTTTCTCTAGCCTTCATTAACAAAGCAAAATTTGATAGCTGATATGCTCGCTTGTCAATATCGAGTCCATAAAGATTATTCTTAAGAATTGAAGTTGCGGCATCCCTCTTGGAATATCCTTCCGACTCATAAATCTGCATAAAAACATCAAAAGCATATACAAGGATGTGTCCTGAACCCATTGCTGGATCAACGAATTTAATATCTTTTACGTCTTTATTTGCCAACTCTTTGTCTAAGACAATATTGTTTTGATCTGAAGCCGGCATATAGTATCTCCAGCCAAATTCATTTGCAATTTCGTTTTCAGAGCGTTCGTCTCCTCTACTATGAAGAATATTTATCCAATATCTTCCCAAAGAATTTTCTACCATGTAACGAACAATCCAATCGGGTGTAAATAATTGAGTTACCGGTGCAATATCATCTGTTTGATACTTTTTCTTTTTAAATGCCGTATCTTTTAATTCACTATTGTAATATTGATAAAGCCATCCAATAATTTGAACTTGTCCTTCCTCATTTACATCAAAATAACTCGCAGGAATTTCATTAATCAAATCTTGAATAACACCACGGTTATAATTAGGTGTAAACAGCAACTTCAAATAATCATTAGTTTTTTCAAACAAACCCGGCAAAATATCACTTAATTCATCACATTGCTTAATAAAAAGCATTGCATAAAGCTTATCCATCAATTCAGGGGTTCTCTCAGTCAAAGCAGTCGAAATTAATTCTTTTTCTGAATCACTATAGCCACCTAAATCATCTTCAATCTCCATTGCTTCATTAATGATATCAGGTTCAGCCTTACCTTCTTCACTAGTTAAGACACTTACCCTACTTGGCAGATAATTGTTAACTTCCATAAATCTAATTGCGATAATTCTGTTGAACCAAGTGTAGGCAACTTCTTCAACAAAATCATTAAAGACAGTCTTAGGGTCATCATCATATCCCCTATTTTTTAATTCATTAACAACATCTTTTCGCCAGCCAATTTGTTTACCAGTTAAAGCATTACTTTCATTATCGTCTACATAGTACTTTTTATCTTTAGTAGAAATAGAAAGTTCCTCATTAATCTTTTCATCTGTAATACCCAAATTAGCTAGCTGAACTTCCGTTGTATCTCTCAAACTTTTTCTAGCATTAATTGCAAATTTTTTGATTTTATTTTTGTCCATACTTTTTCAAATCTCTCTAAACTTCAAATAATTACTATTAATTATAACAAGAAAAAAGACTGATATTAAAATCAGTCTCTTTCTTAACTACTTAAAGTCAATATTGATAATATCGCTATCCTCTAATTCTTTTTCAAGACTTACTTTCAAAGCGTTTAAATATTTATCAATATCTGATTCACTCTCAATCTTCCAGCTATCTTCTGGAACCACATCATAAATCTTCTTAAAGATGGTTTTCTTAATTTTTACAGTTGGATTAGGTTGAGGTGAAGGCGAAACTTTAACCGTTTCTTTTTGCTTGTTATCTGGATTAGTGACGTCTTCTACAACATTCCTTGCAGCAGCTTCTTGTTCCTGTTGAGCCTTCTCAGCTAACTTTTGGCTTACTTCTGAAATTTTATTTCTTAATCTCTCATTAGCAGAATCAATAGCATTATCTAAACTAATTAAATTCAAGAATGCATTTTCATCGCTACTTTCATTATATTGATCTGCACGATCACTTATCGATTTAAGAGTGTTGTTAACCTCAGCAAAAAGTTCATCGCTTTCTTTTTTAGGAAATTCTGCATCAGTTACTAAACTCTTAAGTCGATCATAGCTTTCATTAACCTTGCCTATGATTTTCTCATGGACTTTATCCATGTCATCACTATACAAAGAAACGAATTCAGAATTCAAATTTTTCAATTTAGGAATAGAAATATTGAATTGATCCATATCTAAATACTTCTCAAGTTCATTAGCTATTTCCTTTAAATTTTCATCTTCAATAAATCCCTTAGCATGATTAAAACGTGCTAAATAGCTATTAGATTTTCTCCAAATTTTTTCTTGGTCACTAATATTACCAATATCACCATAAAATTGTAGAATAGCTTTATCTTCAACCTCATCACGCCAATCCTCTAAATCATCTAAGTGTTTAGAAATAATTGAAAAGATTTGATCGCTATCAGGAACCATAGATATCTGTTTTAAGCTGTTAATTCCCTCATGTAGAATATCTTTACCAGGATATTTATTATCATGGTTGTAATTTAGTATATCTTCAAGAATTCTAACTTTTTGTTGTGTCTTCTTTTTAATCTCATCAGCTAATTGCTCAGAAGTGGCACCATCTGGAAGAACTAAACTGACTTCTAAAACATCACTTGCAAATTCTTTGGCATCTTTCTTTTCGCGTGCAGAGATTTCTTTAACAGGCTTCATCGTCAATCTTGATAGATTACTCTTACTGATAAAATATCGCTGAATTGATTTTGGATCCTTACGCGCTTCATCTAAAGAGATCTTAGAATTATTGAAATAGATCTTAAGCTTACCATCAGAAAATGCTTTAGCAACTAGCCAAGCAGTATCATTTGGCTTATAACCATACGGAATTTTACCAAAACGATCAACCACACTAGACAAGGAAATATTATTCATTAAACCAGCTTGTCCATTTATATATTCGATTACCGCATTAATTGCTTGCTCATTATCAGTTAAAAGTACATCATTTTGATTACCCTTTAATACATTAAGAATATCTTGATCAGATTTAACATCATCAATATATTGCAGATTTCGGTAATTAGCATCAATAATTGTCTTTTTAGCTTCAGCTAAACGACTAGTAAAGTTATTGCCCTTAGCTAATACATCGCCATCAACATAAATATCAGCATCAAGCAAATCATCTTCCAACATTTTTTGTGTATTACGCTCGATATCTTTTGCTTGACTGTTTCGATTGGCCGCAATATATCTAATCTTTTCATCAGATCTTGATTCCGGCTTTTGCATATATTCTTTGATTTTTTCTACTTGTCTGTAGTTCTCAATATACCGATCATCATCTTTTAAAACAACAATGATGTTACGGTTATCACCTGACTGCTGCTTATAATCAATTTCACGATAGTTTCCAGATTGCAGTGGGGATACGATCCTAATATTCAAATCATTTTTTAGAGGATTCAATCCTGTTCCATCAATATACATATTAAATTCAAAAATATATTGATTTTTCTTTTTAGGATAAACATACTTAGAATCTATTAAATTAGACGTAAACAAGTAACTACCTATTTCACGAACAATTTTTTGATCATCTATATCAATCGCATTAATTGCTTCATTAACTTCTTGTTCTGAATCAGTTAGGAACTCATATGTGTCAAGATTCTTTTGAATAAGATTCTGCCTAATTAAAACACTCAAAGCATCTTTAACCTTGGCAGTCAATTCTTGACGATCTTGATTAATGTCGTCCAAAAGCAGCGTAGTAATATTTTCAAGAGTTGATGGATAATTATCGACATAGCGAACCATAAATAAAACAGCCAAGACTTGAATATTGAAACTATCTTTAGCTATATATGTATCACCCATTGCTTGATCAAATACAGCTTGGTGATCATGATTGAGGAATTCTTTCATTCCAATAAAGAAAGCAGAAAACGGAACAAGTTTGCCTAAATCATCATCTTCGTATCTTCTAGTAGCCTCTTGGAAAGTAGCTAGCATAGAACGTTCACCATCCGACATATGACTACCGCTAGCACCATGTTTACGGACAGCTGATAATACATTTTTTAGCAAACTAAATTGATATGGTATAAATGGATAATTATCAACAAAAGATTGAGAATCCTCATATTTTTCTCTTTTTATAGCATCACTGAAATTAATCTTATTGTTAATGCTATATTCATTTTGAGTAAATAGATCATCTAATTCTTCCTTTGCTAATGGCTTTTTATCCAATAAACGTTTCCGGATAACTTCATCAGCATTAGCAGAGCTCATTGAGATTAGAGTATTAAATCTACCCTGAATCTTTGAAAAATCACGTTCATGTTTATGGAAATTGCCTGTAACTTCATCCATTTGTTGCTGAGAGGTTACTACAACCCAAGCACGTCCATGGCATTGAATTCCGAGCTGCTCAACAATAGTTTGTAAGTTAAGCATCTTGTTATCATCTTCACCGATAAACTGCCCTACTTCATCAGCCAAAAATACAAAATGATGGTTACCACCCTTTTTATCAAGATAGTCTTTTACCAATTTGGCAAATCCAATAGCATCAATACTGAACTTTTTACTTAGAAATTCATTGATATAATTTTGTGCATCTATTTCATCTAATGCACCAGAGTTAATTAATGCAGGTTTAATACGCGTATTCAACATAATCGCATATCTACTTCTGGTTTCTTCCCAAGAGGAGTGATTTTCCGGATCAAGATCTTGAAAAGCCTTCTTAAATGCATCATATTTTCCAATACTATCCAGCCAACGCTCCATATCAGCAACTTCTGCAATTGGAGAATATCCTAACTGTTCATTAAACACTTTAAGAAATACGTTTAAAATAGCACTACTATCATTGGCTGAATTGGAGTCTGCTTTAGAATCAATATTAAATAAGGCAACATCAGTTGATACACTTGTAGCTTTTTCAATAGCATTAGATAAATGGTTATCATCAAATTTTCCATCTTCTAAAAAATAGTCTACTGCTTTACGTCCATCAACTATATCATTTTCTAAAAGATAAGATAAAATTTTTAAGAAGTGTGATTTACCTGAACCAAAAAAACCACTAATCCATGCTCCCATTTTATCTGTAGGTACATCAATACTTTTATCATAAGCATCAAAAAAGCGAGTAAAATCATTCTTTAATTCATCAGTAATAACATACTCTTCAAGTTCTTGTTTCTTAATTTTTTCACTATCTTGACCAATTTTAATAACTCCGCGAATATCTCGATCAATATCTTTTTTGAAAATATTCTTTATTTTTGTCATACTTATTATCCCTAATCTAATCTAAACGCTCTGTAATAATTTTGATCCTTAACTTCTCCAAACGCTCTTAAGCTCTTTTCATCATAATTACCCGGATAAAATAACACAACTGGATTTTCATCCAAAACTTGATGCATCGTATTTAAAATTTTATGAGCTCTGATAATAGGATACGTTTTGCCTAGTCCTACTATAAATACAATACAATTTTCTGGTAATCTATCTTTTATATACTGAACAATTAAATTATTATTTTCACTCATTTCTAGAATGTTATTAATCTGTGCAATTAATACGTCAAAGCCTTGATCTTTTTCAATTTCTTCAAGGATTGGGATAGGATCAGTACCTGTATATTTTTTCTGATCCTTTAGCAAGGTCATCATAACATTATAAATATCAAAAACTTTTAGGTTCACTCTAGAAGCAAGAGCACTCTCTTTTATCTTAGCTATTTTTTTACGAACTTCTAATTCTTGATTAGCTGGATAGTCAAAAATCCAATATCCTACTTCATTAGACAGTCCCTTATTTTTTTGAAACTTGGGATCAATCATTTTTTCTTTTAAATGTTCAAATCTAAGATTAATATCTTCCATCATTATATTTCTCCTAGAGCAGCCAATTCAAAGTCTAATTTTTCTTCTTTCATAATAGTGATTAGTTGTGAATCTATTAATGGAAAAAGTAGCTTATCCTCATTAGATTTAACATTCTCTAACAATCCCCCATCTCTCAAGAAAGTCTTCAAAGCTCCTTTAAGACGTTTAAAAGTATTAAGAGACCATTTTGCAACCTCAGGACTTTCGATTCTTTTCTGGTTAAGAAATGATTCTACTTCATAATCTTGTAAAATATTTTCACGCATAATTACTTTAGGTCGATATACATCATAAACAAATTCATTAAGAATTTTACTTGTTAACATCATAGATATTAGTGACACTATCTTTTGATTTGTAGGATTTAAAGATGGAAAAATATCTATAATAGTCTTTGGTAAAGCATCAATTCTGACAGATAAATTTCTTGAACAACGTCTAGCTCGAGATTTGCTAGACATTTTAAATATATTTTCTTTATCGCTAAGATGTTTTATTTCATCAATACTTTTTCCTGATTGATAAAGTTCAATAAATTGTGCAAACTCCGGCAACCAAATTGCATATGAAGCAATTCCACCATTATAAGTACGTGACATTTTATCCCCTCAAATTTCTAATTATTGCATAATGCTATCTGCATTAAAACAATCATGCTTAATACATTATATATGACTATTATCTTTTTTAGCAGTATTTCTTAAATCAACTTTTATCAAATAAAGAAGCATGTCTTCACATCCAAGTGGAAGTCATGCTTTTATTCTCCGATATTATAAAATTCAGCAGCTTTTAGTAGAAATTCTTTCATAAACGGCAAAGAAAATGAAACCTTTCCGTATCCCGCTTCAATAATAACTTGACTGTCAATCAAACGCTGACGATATTGTGAGACATAATTAGAACTTTTATTCATTTGTTTTCTAATATGACTTATTTCAACAACATCATTATCGCTTTTTGCCATAATCATTAAGAATTTTTGATCAGTTGGAGATAATTCAGAAATAATTTTTGTATAGGCATTCTTATAAAGATCATTTTTAAACAAAGGCAGAATGTCATCTATATCACTTTCAGTTATGTGATCAGTTGCATGCTTCCAAACATAGTATCCCAAATCTTGGAATGCATAAGCATAGCCTTTAGTTAATTTTGTCATTCTCATTAAATTGGCTTCACTGATTTTTTTATTTGCACGTTCAAATGCCTTTTGATAACGGAATTGAATATCAAAAGCGTCTAACGGTCCTAACGGAATTCGTCCACTTCTCAGAAGAAAAGTTAAAACGTCATTATTTTGAAGTTCTGATACATTTTTAGGTAATCCAGTCATCATAATGTTAATAGGATATTCTTTTAAGACCATTATTTGGTAAATAGATGCTAGATTTACTATTTCTGGTGTTTCTTTTACTTCATCAATAGTATTTAAAGCCTTTTTTATTTTACTGCCGGCTTCTCGGTAGATAATTTGAATTAGAGTCTCTAAAAGATCGTTTGTCATAGCTAAATAAACAATAATCCAATTATCCTTTTTTACTAAATTAGAAGTAATGTCAGCTAAAAGAGAAGTCTTTCCCACACCCCGCATACCATAAAATCATCGAAGTTTGATAAGGACCTGTCCCGTCTTCAAGAGATTCGACGATGTTCTCAACTAACTTGTCTCTTCCCAAATATATTTGCGGAACTTTACCAAAGTTAGGATCAAATGTTTTTTTAGTTTCGTATTTCTCACCTCTATTTTAGATCTCTTTAGATCTAATTACATAATAAAAAGCAAGATATTACACTTGCTAAAATAAAATCTAAACTATTTATTACATTGCTTCTCTTATATTATGAAATACTTTTAATATCTAATTTTCTACAAAGAAAAAACTCTGCCAAAATCAATTAGCAGAGTTTTCCTTTAATCTTCTTCTAAAGTTGAAGCTAATTTTTTATTTTTAACAAAATGAACAACTAATCCAATTGCCAAACCAACTAAAGCTGGCACAAGCCATGAAAGCCCCATGTTAGCTAAGGGTAAATGGTTTCTTACAGAAGCTACTGCTAAACCAAATGAGCTTTGACTGACAACACTTGGAAAGGCTACAACCATATCGCCCAAGGCCGGAACAACTGTAAAGACGATTACAAAGAAATATACAACTCCATCAGTCTTAAACAATGGTGAGCAGACAGACAATAAAATTAATACCATTGATAATGGGTATAAGAACATCAGCATCGGAGTTGACCATGCAATGATTGTATCTAAACCAAAGTTAGCAGCTAAGAATGAAGCTAAACAGCTAAGTGCTAGCCAAGCGTGGTAGCTAACTTGTGGGAAGTGTTTGTGGAAGTCTTGCGCAAAAGCAGCAACTAAACCAACAGCAGTGGTCAAGCAAGTAACAGTTAATAAAAATGCAAGTAAAGCTTGACCGAAGACACCGCCATAAACATTAACGATTTGGTTAAATGCAACACCACCGTTGTCTGAAACTTTAAAGCGGCCTAATGACATTGCACCCATTAAGATCAATAATAAGTAGATAAAACCGATAGCTAGTACAGCTAACAAACCAGACTTAGCAACAACTTTTGAAACACTTTTAGCATTCTTTTGTCCCATTCCGCGTACTGCTGTAACAACAGTAACACCGAAGGCTAGTCCTGCCAAAGCATCCATTGTATTGTATCCTTCTAAGAATCCGTTCACTAAAGCGCCATGCTTGTAAGCAGCAGTTACAGCTGCGGTTTGCGGGTTACCTAATGGACGAGCAAAAGCTACAAGGAATACTAAGAATAGTAGAGATAAAAATAGTGGGTTTAATACTTTACCAACATTAGATAAGATGTTGTTTTGATGGTAAGAAAAACCAAAAGCTGCTAAGAAAAACAAAGCAGAAAAGATTAATAAGGCTGTTCCTTGCATATTTTTAGGAACAAATGGTGCAATCCCAACTGTAAATGAAACAGTTGCAGTTCTCGGTGTACCAAATAAAGGACCAATTGTAGCATGGATCAAGACCATAAATACAACTGCAAAACCAGCACCTAGCGGTTTTCCGATATCATAAACGCCATCAGCATGCGTAATTGCAACAGCTAAAACGGATAATAAAGGCAGTAATACACCCGTGATTAAAAATCCAACTGCGGCTGTACCCCAATTTGCTCCAGCGAGTTGTCCCAAGTGCAATGGGAAAATCAAGTTACCAGCCCCAAAGAATAAACCGAATAGCAAGGAAGCGACCACTAAATAATCCTTCCATGTTAATTTTCGTGATGTATGATCTGTCATCATATTCTTTCCCTCCAAAAAATATCTCTGAATACAAAAAAGCCCCTCAACTAAATTACTTAGTTGAGGGACGCTTCAGCGTGGTACCACCCTTTGTTCGTATTGCTATCACTAGTAATACCTTTCACGTGCAGTCAATTACTTGACGATACGTAGGCACTATAATGGGTGCTCCCACTTCTTCTCACTTAAAATTAAGAATCAGAACTCGAAAGTGATTTTCACTTAATCTTACAATTTATCTCCTCACACCTAACGAGATTCGCTGAAAATTAAGATTATGCTACTCTTCTTTCTCTTTGTTTTCAGATTAATTAAATTTGTTAATAATCATTTTAATATAAACATCATAAATGTCAACAGTTTTTTATAAATTTGTTTTTTGCTTATTCAATATTCATTATTTAAAAATAAACCATTTTTTAAATCTTCAATGATCAGCCAGTTTCTTTTCAACTAAATTACTTAACCGTATTATCACCAGATAAAGTACTTAAAATAATAGTACCAGCATTATTTGTACTATCTCCTTCGGCAGCTGCTTCATTTTTTCCGAATAACGAATTATCTCCACTTAAAGTACTTAGTTGATATTGAGCAGCTTTTACATCTTCAACTAAGTTATCGCCCGAAGTAGTTGAAGCCTTAAATTGATCAAGGACTAAACTATTTTTCAGTGTAAAATCGCCACTTACTAGTTGGGCTTTTCCTTGTTTTACTGTAACTTCTTTGAGATTAATATCTCCAGAGGTTGTGGTTAATTTAACTTCGTCAGTTTGTACTGTTCTTAGACTTACATCTCCGCTTACAACAGAGATAACTAAAGAATCAAGATTTAAACTCTTAAAATCTGTATCACCACTTACTGAAGAAACTTTTACCGCACCTAATTGATGACCATCAGGAACTGTAACAACTAAAGCACCACTATCGCTTTGACTAACTATATTTACTTCAATAAAATCTTTTCTCCAAAACTTTCCGTGCTTACGCTCTACTCTCGGTTCTTCAATTTCAAGTGTATCATCTTTAAGCTCAACGCTCGGCTTTTCATCTTCAGATCCACAATAGTGAACTTCAAACTTATTACCAGTTTCAACTTTAAGATCAAGATCAATTAAATCAAGATTCAAATTATTAAAACTATCACTGCTTAAAACTTCATCAACAACTTTATCTTTAGTTTCGTCATTTTTATTGAAAAACATTTTATGTACCTCTTTTTATTATTCATTAATTAATCTTATTTGAATTTAATTTTACTATCATAGAGATGCTTTTCAATGAAATTTGACTAAGTGGTTAAAAATTATACCTAACATGCAACAAAAAACAACCTAAGCTATTTTTTACTAACTTTATTATCAAACTATTCAACCACTATAAAATACGAAAGCCACATTCTGATAAGGACATTCTTTCTTTACCAAAATGCGG is a window encoding:
- the brnQ gene encoding branched-chain amino acid transport system II carrier protein, whose protein sequence is MTDHTSRKLTWKDYLVVASLLFGLFFGAGNLIFPLHLGQLAGANWGTAAVGFLITGVLLPLLSVLAVAITHADGVYDIGKPLGAGFAVVFMVLIHATIGPLFGTPRTATVSFTVGIAPFVPKNMQGTALLIFSALFFLAAFGFSYHQNNILSNVGKVLNPLFLSLLFLVFLVAFARPLGNPQTAAVTAAYKHGALVNGFLEGYNTMDALAGLAFGVTVVTAVRGMGQKNAKSVSKVVAKSGLLAVLAIGFIYLLLILMGAMSLGRFKVSDNGGVAFNQIVNVYGGVFGQALLAFLLTVTCLTTAVGLVAAFAQDFHKHFPQVSYHAWLALSCLASFLAANFGLDTIIAWSTPMLMFLYPLSMVLILLSVCSPLFKTDGVVYFFVIVFTVVPALGDMVVAFPSVVSQSSFGLAVASVRNHLPLANMGLSWLVPALVGLAIGLVVHFVKNKKLASTLEED
- a CDS encoding DUF4097 family beta strand repeat-containing protein, which produces MFFNKNDETKDKVVDEVLSSDSFNNLNLDLIDLDLKVETGNKFEVHYCGSEDEKPSVELKDDTLEIEEPRVERKHGKFWRKDFIEVNIVSQSDSGALVVTVPDGHQLGAVKVSSVSGDTDFKSLNLDSLVISVVSGDVSLRTVQTDEVKLTTTSGDINLKEVTVKQGKAQLVSGDFTLKNSLVLDQFKASTTSGDNLVEDVKAAQYQLSTLSGDNSLFGKNEAAAEGDSTNNAGTIILSTLSGDNTVK